One Undibacter mobilis genomic region harbors:
- a CDS encoding IlvD/Edd family dehydratase — MKQRKPGSSEKKPKGKSLRSQLWFDNPDNPGMTALYLERYLNWGLTREELTSGKPIIGIAQTGSDLSPCNRHHLELASRVREGIRAAGGIAFEFPVHPIQETGKRPGAALDRNLAYLGLVEILYGYPLDGVVLMTGCDKTTPACIMAAATVNIPAIVLSGGPMLNGWDGERRIGSGMVVWQAREDHAAGKISYQQFIDLVANSAPSIGHCNTMGTASTMNALAEALGMSLPGCAAIPAPYRERGQIAYDTGVRAVEIVHEDLKPSDILTRKAFENTIIANSAIGGSTNAPIHINAIAKHIGVKLDITDWEKVGLDIPLLVNMQPAGFYLAEEYYRAGGLPAVMNELLKAKKIHADAITVNGKTMGENVKRAKIVNEDVIRPYKKPMKERAGFKVLHGNLFDSAVMKLSVISDEFRDRYLSNPKDPMAFEGRAVVFEGPEDYHHRIDDPKLKIDENTMLFIRGTGPIGYPGAAEVVNMQPPDYLIKKGILSLPCIGDGRQSGTSASPSILNASPEAAAGGGLAILKTGDRVRIDLNKGTADILISKAEFAERKATLEKQGGFKYPPSQTPWQEIQRGMVDQLGEGMVLKPAVKYQRVAQKYIPRDNH; from the coding sequence ATGAAGCAGCGGAAACCCGGCTCGTCCGAAAAGAAGCCCAAAGGCAAGAGCCTGCGCTCGCAGCTCTGGTTCGACAATCCGGACAATCCCGGCATGACTGCGCTTTACCTTGAGCGCTATTTGAACTGGGGCCTCACCCGCGAGGAACTCACCTCCGGCAAACCGATCATCGGCATCGCCCAGACCGGCTCCGACCTGTCGCCGTGCAACCGCCATCACCTCGAACTGGCCTCGCGCGTGCGCGAAGGTATTCGTGCGGCCGGCGGTATCGCCTTTGAATTTCCGGTGCATCCGATTCAGGAAACCGGCAAGCGTCCCGGCGCCGCGCTCGATCGCAACCTCGCTTATCTCGGCCTGGTCGAAATCCTGTACGGCTATCCGCTCGACGGCGTCGTCCTGATGACCGGCTGCGACAAGACCACGCCGGCCTGCATCATGGCGGCCGCGACCGTGAACATTCCCGCGATCGTTCTGTCCGGCGGACCGATGCTCAACGGCTGGGATGGCGAGCGCCGCATCGGCTCCGGCATGGTGGTGTGGCAGGCGCGCGAAGATCACGCCGCCGGCAAGATCAGCTATCAGCAGTTCATCGATCTTGTTGCCAACTCGGCGCCGTCGATCGGACATTGCAACACCATGGGCACCGCCTCCACCATGAACGCGCTGGCCGAAGCGCTCGGCATGTCGCTGCCGGGCTGCGCCGCCATTCCGGCGCCGTACCGCGAGCGCGGGCAGATTGCCTACGACACCGGCGTGCGCGCCGTTGAGATCGTGCATGAGGACCTCAAGCCCTCCGACATTCTTACCCGCAAGGCGTTCGAAAATACGATCATCGCCAATTCGGCGATCGGCGGCTCGACCAACGCGCCGATTCACATCAACGCCATCGCCAAGCATATCGGCGTCAAACTCGACATCACCGATTGGGAAAAGGTCGGCCTCGATATCCCGCTGCTGGTCAACATGCAGCCAGCCGGCTTCTATCTCGCCGAAGAGTATTATCGCGCCGGCGGCCTGCCTGCTGTCATGAACGAACTGCTCAAGGCGAAGAAGATTCACGCCGACGCCATCACCGTGAATGGCAAGACGATGGGCGAGAACGTCAAACGCGCCAAGATCGTCAATGAAGACGTGATCCGCCCTTACAAGAAACCGATGAAGGAAAGGGCCGGCTTCAAGGTGCTGCACGGCAACCTGTTCGATTCCGCCGTCATGAAGCTCAGCGTCATCTCCGACGAATTCCGGGACCGCTATTTGAGCAATCCGAAGGATCCGATGGCCTTTGAAGGCCGCGCCGTTGTCTTCGAGGGTCCGGAGGACTATCACCACCGCATCGACGATCCGAAGCTCAAGATCGACGAGAACACCATGCTGTTCATCCGCGGCACCGGACCGATCGGCTATCCGGGCGCTGCGGAAGTCGTGAATATGCAGCCGCCGGATTACCTCATCAAGAAAGGCATCCTGTCGCTGCCTTGCATCGGCGACGGTCGCCAATCGGGCACGTCGGCGTCGCCCTCGATCCTCAACGCCTCGCCGGAAGCGGCGGCCGGCGGCGGTCTCGCTATCCTCAAGACCGGCGATCGCGTGCGCATCGACCTGAACAAGGGCACGGCCGATATTCTCATATCCAAGGCGGAGTTTGCCGAACGCAAGGCGACGCTGGAGAAGCAAGGTGGTTTCAAATATCCGCCGAGCCAAACGCCGTGGCAGGAAATCCAGCGCGGCATGGTCGATCAGCTCGGCGAAGGCATGGTGCTCAAACCGGCGGTGAAATATCAGCGCGTCGCGCAGAAATACATTCCGCGCGATAATCATTGA
- the cysG gene encoding siroheme synthase CysG produces the protein MTIVPRQPVEQRSERMGALARLPVFFALSGRRALVAGGTAGAAWKVELLLAAGAHVAVYAAELSEEMQAVIGVASPDTVAWHARAWQAGDFAGTTLAVGACNNDDDAARFAAAARATGTPVNVIDKPDYCDFSFGSIVNRSPLVVGISTDGAAPVFAQAVRAKIEAALPHGFAAWAAAARAWRARVKESGLSFAGRRKFWQLFAGLAIGNPGRTPTDDDLTSLIHNVGRLGPAADAGSVTLVGAGPGDPELLTLRAVRALQTADVILFDDLVSGEVLDFARREARKILVGKQGHGPSCKQSDVNDIMVSLARQGRHVVRLKGGDPLIFGRAGEEIAACHQAGISVDIVPGVSAVQGAASRLGVSLTGRGQVRRLQLVTGHAANGELPDDIDWRSIADGAATTAIYMPVKTLAAFVSRAIAAGLDAGMPAVAIANATRPSERRVMSAIGALHDDIVKAQLTGPVLVIVGRVLEPAVASQVDVGEALVRAALR, from the coding sequence ATGACGATCGTGCCGCGCCAGCCGGTAGAGCAACGCAGCGAGCGCATGGGCGCACTGGCGCGTCTGCCGGTGTTCTTCGCGCTGAGCGGACGGCGCGCTTTGGTTGCCGGCGGCACGGCCGGCGCGGCCTGGAAGGTCGAGCTTCTGCTGGCGGCGGGAGCCCATGTCGCCGTCTATGCCGCGGAGCTGAGCGAGGAGATGCAGGCCGTCATCGGCGTCGCGTCGCCCGATACGGTGGCATGGCACGCGCGTGCCTGGCAGGCCGGCGACTTTGCCGGGACTACGCTGGCCGTCGGCGCCTGCAACAACGATGACGATGCCGCACGTTTTGCCGCGGCAGCGCGGGCTACGGGCACGCCAGTGAACGTCATCGACAAGCCGGACTATTGCGATTTCTCCTTCGGCTCAATCGTGAACCGCTCGCCGCTGGTGGTCGGCATTTCGACCGACGGCGCCGCGCCGGTTTTCGCGCAGGCTGTCCGCGCCAAGATCGAGGCGGCGCTGCCGCATGGCTTTGCGGCTTGGGCCGCCGCGGCGCGCGCATGGCGCGCGCGCGTCAAAGAGAGCGGTCTGTCATTCGCGGGGCGCCGCAAGTTCTGGCAGTTGTTTGCCGGACTGGCGATTGGCAATCCAGGCCGCACACCAACGGACGACGACCTGACATCACTCATCCACAATGTCGGCAGGCTTGGTCCGGCGGCGGATGCCGGATCGGTGACGCTGGTCGGCGCCGGCCCCGGCGATCCGGAACTGCTGACACTGCGCGCCGTGCGTGCGCTGCAGACCGCGGACGTGATTTTGTTCGACGATCTTGTCTCCGGCGAGGTGCTCGATTTTGCTCGTCGTGAAGCGCGGAAGATCCTGGTCGGCAAACAGGGCCACGGTCCGTCCTGCAAGCAGAGCGACGTCAACGACATCATGGTTTCGCTCGCCCGCCAGGGCCGCCATGTGGTGCGCCTCAAGGGCGGCGATCCTTTGATCTTCGGCAGGGCCGGTGAAGAGATCGCAGCTTGTCACCAGGCCGGGATCTCCGTTGACATCGTCCCCGGCGTCTCGGCCGTTCAGGGCGCGGCCAGCCGCTTGGGCGTATCACTCACCGGGCGCGGACAGGTTCGCCGCCTGCAGCTCGTCACCGGTCATGCTGCCAACGGCGAACTGCCGGACGACATCGACTGGCGGAGTATTGCCGACGGCGCGGCAACGACGGCGATCTACATGCCGGTTAAGACGCTGGCGGCCTTCGTTTCCCGCGCCATCGCGGCAGGTCTCGACGCGGGAATGCCCGCGGTGGCGATCGCGAACGCAACGCGCCCATCGGAGCGGCGCGTCATGTCGGCCATCGGCGCGCTTCATGACGATATCGTCAAGGCGCAACTGACAGGTCCGGTGCTCGTCATTGTCGGTAGAGTCCTCGAACCTGCCGTGGCTTCGCAGGTCGATGTCGGCGAAGCCCTTGTTCGCGCCGCGCTTCGCTGA
- a CDS encoding ABC transporter substrate-binding protein, which yields MTDLTRRSLVKGGTALGAAAALTGPALLDWAKAWAQASPWKPEKGAKLSMLRWKYFVQSEDDAFVKMIDAFTKATGVPVQIARESYEDVQPKASVAANTGTGPDIFWGLYSLPHLFPQKCVDMTDVADYLGKKYGGWVDSAVKYGKNGNKWIAIPICYSGALINWRVEASKKAGWSAFPTKNDEFLEYAKAMKAQGTPGGFAFGHASGDGNTWLHWALWSHGGQTVDANDKVIINSPETMKALEFAKALYGNMIPGTASWNDGSNNKAFLAKEIHWTNNGISIYVAAQNSAKDVAADMNHAYFPIGPVGKTTELHLMYPALAMNYTKNPQACKALIAFMLEADNFNPWIQSARGYLTHCLNAYDNNPIWTADPKNTPYRDVAKRSLTAGGLGSVGEKAATAIADFIVVDMFANYATGREDAKGAIAIAERQLKRIYR from the coding sequence ATGACTGACCTGACACGCCGCAGCTTGGTCAAGGGCGGCACCGCGCTTGGCGCGGCGGCTGCATTGACCGGCCCCGCATTGCTCGACTGGGCGAAAGCCTGGGCCCAAGCCTCACCGTGGAAGCCCGAGAAGGGCGCCAAGCTATCCATGCTGCGCTGGAAGTACTTCGTGCAGTCGGAAGACGACGCTTTCGTCAAGATGATCGACGCCTTCACGAAAGCGACTGGCGTGCCGGTCCAGATCGCCCGCGAATCCTACGAAGACGTGCAGCCGAAAGCCTCGGTCGCCGCCAATACGGGTACCGGACCGGATATCTTCTGGGGTCTGTATTCGTTGCCGCATCTGTTCCCGCAGAAGTGCGTCGACATGACCGACGTCGCGGATTACCTCGGCAAGAAGTACGGCGGCTGGGTCGATAGCGCCGTGAAGTACGGCAAGAACGGCAACAAGTGGATCGCGATCCCGATCTGCTATTCGGGCGCGCTGATCAACTGGCGCGTGGAAGCGTCGAAGAAGGCCGGATGGTCCGCATTCCCAACCAAGAACGACGAATTCCTGGAATACGCCAAAGCGATGAAGGCGCAGGGTACGCCCGGCGGCTTTGCCTTTGGCCATGCATCGGGCGACGGCAACACCTGGCTGCACTGGGCCTTGTGGTCCCACGGCGGACAAACCGTCGACGCCAACGACAAGGTCATCATCAATTCGCCGGAAACGATGAAGGCACTGGAGTTCGCCAAGGCGCTCTATGGCAACATGATTCCCGGCACCGCGTCATGGAACGACGGCTCGAACAACAAAGCCTTCCTCGCCAAGGAAATCCATTGGACCAATAACGGCATCTCGATCTACGTCGCGGCGCAGAATAGCGCCAAGGATGTTGCCGCGGACATGAACCACGCCTACTTCCCGATCGGCCCGGTCGGCAAGACCACCGAGCTGCATCTGATGTATCCGGCACTGGCCATGAACTACACCAAGAACCCGCAGGCCTGTAAGGCGCTGATCGCCTTCATGCTCGAAGCGGACAACTTCAATCCGTGGATTCAGTCGGCAAGGGGCTATCTGACGCACTGCCTGAACGCCTATGACAACAACCCGATCTGGACCGCCGATCCGAAGAACACGCCGTATCGTGACGTCGCCAAACGCTCGCTCACGGCCGGCGGCCTCGGCTCGGTCGGCGAAAAGGCGGCGACAGCCATCGCCGACTTCATCGTCGTCGACATGTTCGCGAACTACGCCACCGGCCGCGAAGACGCCAAGGGCGCAATCGCGATCGCGGAGCGGCAGCTCAAGCGCATCTATCGCTAA
- a CDS encoding ABC transporter ATP-binding protein — protein sequence MASVAIRDVRKAFGTTAVIHGVDISILDGEFVVLVGPSGCGKSTLLRMIAGLENITGGEIAIGDRVVNNVPPKERDIAMVFQNYALYPHMTVADNMAFSMKLRGAPQAEIDTRVKRAAEILGLNALLDRFPRQLSGGQRQRVAMGRAIVRDPQVFLFDEPLSNLDAKLRVQMRTEIKELHQRLKTTTVYVTHDQIEAMTMADKIVVMHDGIVEQIGAPLDLYDKPANVFVAGFIGSPAMNFLKGKVRMNGTGMFEGPQGVKLPLVNAPDSANGIDVIYGIRPEHFTLAEDGSSDGAEAEIIVIEPTGSETQVFANLGGEEVVAVFRERHQFQPGEKIRLRPDPQYVHLFDASTGKRLNS from the coding sequence ATGGCTTCTGTCGCGATCCGCGACGTCCGAAAAGCATTCGGCACGACCGCCGTCATTCACGGCGTCGATATTTCCATTCTTGATGGCGAGTTTGTCGTGCTGGTCGGCCCGTCCGGCTGCGGCAAATCCACGCTGCTCCGTATGATCGCGGGCCTGGAAAATATTACCGGCGGTGAGATCGCAATTGGCGACCGCGTCGTCAATAACGTGCCGCCGAAAGAGCGCGACATCGCGATGGTGTTTCAGAACTACGCGCTGTATCCGCACATGACGGTCGCCGACAACATGGCATTCTCCATGAAGCTGCGCGGGGCGCCGCAAGCGGAGATCGACACGCGCGTCAAGCGCGCCGCGGAAATTCTCGGTCTCAATGCGCTGCTCGATCGCTTTCCGCGCCAGCTCTCCGGCGGCCAGCGCCAGCGCGTCGCCATGGGCCGCGCCATTGTGCGCGATCCGCAAGTGTTCTTGTTCGACGAGCCATTGTCGAACCTCGACGCCAAGCTGCGCGTGCAGATGCGCACCGAGATCAAGGAGCTGCATCAGCGCCTCAAGACCACCACGGTCTACGTCACGCATGACCAGATCGAAGCCATGACCATGGCCGACAAGATTGTCGTCATGCACGACGGCATCGTCGAGCAGATCGGCGCGCCGCTCGATCTCTACGACAAGCCGGCCAATGTCTTCGTCGCCGGATTCATCGGCTCGCCGGCGATGAACTTTCTCAAGGGCAAGGTGCGCATGAACGGCACCGGCATGTTCGAGGGCCCGCAGGGCGTCAAGCTGCCGCTGGTCAACGCGCCGGACAGCGCCAACGGAATCGACGTCATCTACGGAATCCGGCCCGAGCACTTCACGCTGGCCGAGGACGGTTCCAGCGACGGCGCCGAAGCCGAGATCATCGTTATCGAGCCGACTGGCTCGGAGACGCAGGTCTTTGCCAACCTCGGCGGCGAGGAAGTCGTCGCGGTGTTCCGCGAACGTCACCAATTTCAACCGGGCGAGAAGATCCGGCTACGACCAGATCCGCAATATGTGCATCTGTTCGACGCGTCGACAGGCAAGCGCCTGAATTCCTGA
- a CDS encoding DUF808 domain-containing protein, whose translation MSIGLIALLDDVAALAKVAAASLDDVVGQAAKAGAKAAGVVIDDTAVTPGYVIGFAAKRELPIVGKIAIGSLRNKLLILLPAALLLSYFVPWIITPILMLGGAYLCYEGTEKVVEAVLPHHAHAHEAKLETVALNPQSFEDEKVASAIKTDFILSAEIMAITLAALPAGNIVTQALVLAVVGAGITVAVYGTVALIVKADDVGVALARNEMPSMAGQFSRAVGRALVLGMPVFLNILIVVGTAAMIWVGGGIILHGLEVYGPPQIHLGVEAASHTVANMAPALGSVLEWVTVAAMSGVIGVLVGGTLLPIVEFAISPAWRRTKAIFR comes from the coding sequence GTGAGTATTGGATTGATTGCGCTGCTGGACGACGTTGCAGCGCTGGCCAAGGTGGCGGCGGCCTCGCTCGATGATGTCGTGGGGCAGGCCGCGAAGGCCGGCGCCAAGGCCGCCGGCGTGGTCATCGACGATACGGCGGTGACGCCGGGCTATGTGATCGGCTTTGCCGCCAAGCGCGAGCTGCCGATCGTCGGCAAGATCGCGATCGGATCGCTCCGCAACAAACTCCTCATCCTGCTGCCGGCCGCTTTGCTACTCAGCTATTTCGTGCCGTGGATCATCACGCCGATCCTGATGCTCGGCGGCGCCTATCTCTGCTATGAGGGTACGGAGAAAGTCGTCGAGGCGGTGCTACCGCATCATGCGCACGCCCATGAGGCGAAGCTCGAGACGGTCGCCCTCAATCCCCAGTCATTCGAGGATGAAAAGGTCGCTAGCGCGATCAAGACCGACTTCATCCTGTCGGCGGAAATCATGGCGATCACGCTGGCCGCCCTTCCGGCCGGCAACATCGTGACCCAGGCTCTGGTGCTGGCGGTGGTGGGAGCTGGCATTACGGTCGCGGTCTACGGCACGGTTGCGCTGATCGTAAAAGCCGACGATGTTGGCGTCGCGCTGGCACGCAACGAAATGCCGTCGATGGCGGGCCAATTCAGCCGGGCCGTTGGACGCGCGCTCGTGCTGGGGATGCCGGTCTTCCTGAATATTCTCATTGTCGTCGGCACCGCCGCCATGATCTGGGTCGGCGGCGGCATCATTCTGCACGGCCTGGAAGTCTACGGACCGCCGCAGATTCATCTTGGCGTCGAAGCCGCGTCGCATACGGTGGCGAATATGGCGCCGGCGCTCGGCTCTGTCCTGGAATGGGTGACGGTCGCGGCGATGTCCGGCGTTATCGGCGTTCTGGTGGGCGGCACGCTATTGCCGATCGTCGAATTCGCCATTTCGCCCGCGTGGAGGCGGACGAAGGCGATCTTTCGCTAG
- a CDS encoding SDR family oxidoreductase produces the protein MAGRLKGKVAFVTAAGQGIGRAIAQAFVNEGAKVIATDLDLAKLKDLKKAKIYALDARSTEAVNALAAKVIKEFGAPDILANCAGYVHQGSILECSEDDWDFSFDLNVKSMHRTLRAFVPAMLKNGGGSVINIASVAGSLRGLPNRYVYGTTKAAVIGLTKAMAADFVRQGLRVNAICPGTIQSPSLNERIATNAKKLAKSAKDVRQDFIDRQPIGRLGTPEEIAAGAVWLASDESSYYTGQTMQIDGGMTT, from the coding sequence GTGGCTGGACGTTTGAAGGGCAAGGTCGCGTTCGTGACAGCGGCCGGACAGGGAATCGGCCGGGCGATCGCGCAGGCTTTTGTCAACGAAGGTGCCAAGGTAATCGCCACCGATCTGGACCTGGCCAAACTGAAGGATCTGAAAAAAGCCAAGATATATGCGCTCGACGCGCGCTCGACCGAGGCCGTCAACGCGCTTGCGGCCAAAGTGATCAAAGAGTTCGGCGCACCGGACATCCTGGCCAATTGCGCCGGCTACGTTCACCAGGGCAGCATCCTTGAATGCAGCGAAGATGACTGGGACTTCTCTTTCGACCTCAACGTCAAATCGATGCACCGCACCTTGCGTGCCTTCGTGCCGGCGATGCTCAAGAACGGCGGGGGCTCGGTTATCAACATCGCCTCCGTTGCCGGTTCCCTGCGCGGCCTGCCCAATCGTTATGTGTACGGCACAACGAAGGCGGCCGTGATCGGGCTGACTAAAGCCATGGCGGCCGATTTCGTTCGCCAGGGTCTGCGCGTCAACGCAATCTGCCCCGGCACCATTCAGTCGCCGTCGCTCAACGAGCGCATCGCAACGAACGCCAAGAAACTTGCCAAATCGGCGAAGGACGTGCGGCAGGATTTTATCGATCGTCAGCCGATCGGCCGTCTCGGCACGCCGGAAGAGATAGCGGCCGGTGCGGTGTGGCTCGCTTCCGACGAGTCCAGCTACTACACGGGCCAAACCATGCAAATCGATGGCGGCATGACGACCTGA
- a CDS encoding carbohydrate ABC transporter permease, translating into MTDVALKSRLDKRPIQEPTSWDRLKTNKNWLGLWFMLPAGAILILFLAYPLGLGVWLSFTDAKIGRAGEFVGLENYEWLREDSTFLLSVFNTLLYTTVASIIKFAVGLYLALLLNERLPFKAILRAVVLIPFIVPTVLSAIAFWWIYDAQFSIISWSLKQMGLITTNIDFLGDVWNARWSTIFANIWRGVPFVAITLLAGLQTVSPSLYEAATIDGATPWQRFRFITYPLLTPIIAVVMTFSVLFTFTDFQLIWVMTRGGPVNATHLMATLSYQRAIIGGSLGEGAAISTAMIPFLLAAIMVSWFGLQRRKWQQGGDND; encoded by the coding sequence ATGACCGATGTCGCTTTGAAATCACGCCTGGACAAGCGGCCGATCCAGGAGCCCACCTCCTGGGACCGGCTGAAGACCAACAAGAACTGGCTCGGCCTCTGGTTCATGTTGCCGGCCGGCGCGATTCTGATTTTGTTTCTGGCCTATCCGCTGGGCCTGGGCGTCTGGCTGTCGTTTACCGACGCCAAGATTGGCCGCGCTGGTGAATTCGTCGGGCTGGAAAATTATGAATGGCTGCGGGAGGATTCGACGTTCCTCCTGTCGGTATTCAACACCCTGCTCTACACCACCGTCGCCAGCATCATCAAGTTTGCGGTCGGCCTCTATTTGGCGCTGCTGCTTAACGAACGCCTGCCCTTCAAGGCCATTCTGCGCGCGGTCGTGCTGATCCCCTTCATCGTTCCGACGGTGCTGTCGGCTATCGCCTTCTGGTGGATATACGATGCGCAATTCTCGATCATCTCCTGGTCGCTGAAGCAGATGGGGCTGATCACCACGAATATCGACTTCCTCGGCGACGTCTGGAACGCCCGCTGGTCGACGATCTTCGCCAATATCTGGCGCGGCGTGCCCTTCGTCGCGATCACGCTGCTGGCCGGCCTGCAGACGGTGTCGCCGTCGCTGTACGAGGCCGCCACGATCGACGGCGCCACGCCGTGGCAGCGCTTCCGGTTCATCACTTATCCGCTGCTGACGCCGATCATCGCCGTGGTGATGACCTTCTCGGTGCTGTTCACCTTCACCGACTTTCAGCTCATCTGGGTGATGACCCGCGGCGGCCCGGTGAACGCCACGCATCTGATGGCGACCTTGTCCTATCAGCGCGCGATCATCGGCGGCTCGCTCGGTGAAGGCGCGGCGATCTCGACAGCGATGATCCCATTCCTGCTCGCCGCGATCATGGTGTCCTGGTTCGGCTTGCAGCGTCGCAAATGGCAACAGGGTGGCGACAATGACTGA
- a CDS encoding carbohydrate ABC transporter permease, producing MTDVLAEKAARPQRVLTASPAADHSEGMSYLNSLPRRLVTLYLPLGIIMVVLLFPFYWMALTSVKPDEQLLDFDIYNPFWTWNPTFKHIHKLLFDTQYPVWLWNTMLIATCATALSIFASVLAAYAIVRLRYRGAQWVGGAIFLAYLVPPSILFIPLSTVVFQYGLFDTPFALILTYPTILIPFSTWLLMGYFKTIPFELEECALIDGASRWQILVKIVLPLAVPGLISAFIFCFTLCWNEFIYALTFISSTQYKTVPVAIVTALVDGDVYRWGSLMAGAMIGSLPLVILYAFFVEHYVSAMTGAVKE from the coding sequence ATGACTGACGTACTCGCGGAAAAAGCGGCGCGCCCGCAGCGCGTTCTGACCGCCAGCCCCGCTGCCGACCACAGCGAGGGCATGAGCTATCTCAACAGCCTGCCGCGCCGGCTGGTGACGCTCTATCTGCCGCTGGGCATCATCATGGTCGTGCTGCTGTTCCCGTTCTACTGGATGGCGCTGACATCCGTGAAGCCGGACGAGCAACTGCTCGACTTCGACATCTACAATCCGTTCTGGACCTGGAACCCGACCTTCAAGCATATCCACAAGCTGCTGTTCGACACGCAATATCCGGTGTGGCTGTGGAACACGATGCTGATCGCGACCTGCGCGACGGCATTGTCGATCTTCGCCAGCGTGCTCGCGGCCTACGCCATCGTGCGGCTGCGCTATCGCGGCGCGCAGTGGGTCGGCGGCGCGATCTTCCTCGCCTATCTCGTGCCGCCGTCGATCCTTTTCATCCCGCTGTCGACGGTCGTGTTCCAGTACGGCTTGTTCGACACGCCCTTCGCCCTGATTCTGACCTATCCGACGATCCTTATTCCGTTCTCGACCTGGCTGCTGATGGGCTACTTCAAGACCATCCCGTTCGAGCTCGAGGAATGCGCGCTGATCGACGGCGCCAGCCGCTGGCAGATTCTGGTCAAGATCGTGCTGCCGCTGGCCGTGCCGGGCCTGATCTCGGCCTTCATCTTCTGTTTCACCTTGTGCTGGAACGAGTTCATCTACGCGCTGACCTTCATATCGTCGACGCAATATAAAACCGTACCGGTCGCCATCGTCACGGCGCTGGTCGACGGCGATGTCTATCGCTGGGGCTCGCTGATGGCCGGCGCGATGATCGGCTCGCTACCGCTGGTCATTCTCTATGCCTTCTTCGTCGAACACTATGTGTCCGCGATGACCGGGGCGGTGAAAGAATAG